A section of the Cottoperca gobio chromosome 17, fCotGob3.1, whole genome shotgun sequence genome encodes:
- the prg4a gene encoding proteoglycan 4a, giving the protein MTRTMKVSLWLLLLGLAVTYTAAAGPGSCVGRCGEVFTRGQQCTCDFSCLRHNECCLDFQATCTTAQSCQGRCGETFSRGRRCECDPQCSHYNTCCPDYQLHCDASVTVSHTRTFQPLKAAASGNRKSERSGTNSNSESEEWYTGVSNPSSHSGVPDSPAPGSSLSSNSAPSLARGAPVSPSGPVHPLLSPGGVAPSGPSQGLSGPAGSRPSTLQEVAQALGLSVVEGGSEGPGTGLLADVNLCSDSPIDGLTALSNGTILIFKGELLWSVDPVSRSVGRPQSITDTLGVSSPIDTVFTRCNCHGNTYIIKGEQYWRLDRNMVMEPGFPKPLASEFPGLTGSISTALAVPATRSRAEAVYFFKNGDTMQRFFFPQGSTPSCSKKPSNSPKKRFTHQAVLLGGAINVKVSLKGFPTPVTSALSMPSPVRSDLYELYIFSGPLFFSIRISGDLPVLIKPPPSSALRPLPIISTAAAATNFANMAAQNANPPPPSQLYQSLAELSLRTS; this is encoded by the exons ATGACGAGGACGATGAAAGTGTCACTGTGGCTTCTGTTGCTCGGCCTCGCTGTGAcctacactgctgctgctggaccgG gcaGCTGTGTGGGTCGCTGTGGCGAGGTTTTCACCAGAGGACAGCAGTGCACCTGCGACTTCAGCTGCCTGCGACATAATGAGTGCTGCCTCGACTTTCAGGCTACTTGCACCACTG CTCAGTCCTGTCAGGGTCGCTGTGGGGAGACGTTCAGCCGCGGTCGGCGTTGTGAGTGTGATCCACAGTGCAGCCATTACAACACCTGTTGTCCTGACTACCAGCTACACTGCG acgCCAGCGTGACAGTTTCACACACCAGGACTTTCCAGCCTCTAAAGGCGGCAGCTTCAG GAAATCGGAAATCAGAGCGGAGTGGGACGAACTCCAACAGTGAGAGCGAGGAATGGTACACAG GTGTGAGTAACCCTTCCTCTCATAGTGGAGTTCCAGACTCACCAGCACCTGGCTCCTCTCTGTCCAGCAACAGTGCTCCGTCTCTGGCCAGAGGTGCTCCTGTCAGTCCCTCTGGTCCTGTCCACCCGCTGCTGTCACCTGGGGGAGTGGCTCCATCTGGACCAAGTCAAG GTCTCAGTGGCCCAGCAGGCTCCAGGCCCAGCACCTTGCAGGAAGTAGCCCAGGCCTTAGGTCTCTCTGTGGTGGAAGGAGGTTCAGAGGGACCAGGGACAG gactcCTTGCTGATGTCAACCTATGCAGTGATTCTCCCATCGATGGACTGACTGCTCTTAGCAACGGGACCATACTGATATTTAAAG GTGAGCTGCTCTGGTCAGTGGACCCTGTCAGTCGCTCAGTTGGTCGTCCACAGAGCATCACAGACACTCTGGGTGTCTCCTCTCCCATCGATACCGTCTTCACACGCTGCAACTGTCACGGAAACACCTACATCATCAAG GGAGAGCAGTACTGGCGTCTAGATAGGAACATGGTGATGGAGCCGGGCTTCCCCAAACCTCTGGCCTCTGAGTTCCCAGGTCTGACAGGAAGCATCAGCACTGCGCTGGCAGTGCCAGCCAccaggagcagagcagaggctgTATACTTCTTTAAGAACG GAGACACCATGCAGAGGTTCTTCTTCCCACAGGGCAGCACTCCGTCCTGCAGCAAGAAACCAAGCAACTCCCCAAAGAAACGTTTCACTCACCAGGCTG TTCTTTTAGGTGGAGCGATCAACGTCAAAGTGTCTCTGAAGGGATTCCCCACCCCGGTCACCTCTGCCCTATCCATGCCCAGCCCTGTGAGGAGTGACCTGTACGAGCTCTACATCTTCTCTGGAC ctctcttctTCAGCATCCGCATTTCAGGTGACCTGCCTGTGCTGATCAAACCTCCCCCATCATCAGCCCTCCGACCCCTCCCCATCATCAGCACTGCTGCTGCGGCTACCAACTTCGCCAACATGGCCGCTCAAAAtgctaacccccccccccccagccaaCTCTATCAGAGTTTGGCTGAGCTGTCCCTAAGAACATCCTGA